One region of Brachybacterium saurashtrense genomic DNA includes:
- a CDS encoding heme o synthase, whose protein sequence is MTATQGPTVRNSGRDGERAPRSVGAVLRGYVALTKPRIIELLLITTIPTMFLAAGGFPSPWLILTTMIGGYLAAGGANALNMYLDRDIDAKMKRTRNRPLVTGEISPRAGLVFGIALSLVSAVWLGLLVNWMSAALAVGAILLYVVFYTMILKRRTSQNIVWGGVAGCMPVLIGWSSVTGTVSWTAVLLFAVIFFWTPPHYWPLAEKFSRDYAEAGVPMLPVVASRRSVSRQMILHTALMIAASLAIIPLGATGWVYGVGAVASGAWFGFLVVRYAMRVHRGLSGKALGPMVVFHGSITYLTVLFVALAIDPFVTL, encoded by the coding sequence GTGACCGCCACCCAGGGACCGACGGTACGGAACTCGGGCCGCGACGGCGAGCGGGCCCCTCGGTCCGTGGGCGCCGTGCTCCGCGGATACGTGGCGCTGACCAAGCCGCGGATCATCGAGCTGCTGCTGATCACCACGATCCCCACGATGTTCCTCGCCGCCGGGGGCTTCCCGTCCCCGTGGCTGATCCTCACCACCATGATCGGCGGGTACCTTGCCGCCGGCGGTGCGAACGCGCTGAACATGTACCTCGACCGCGACATCGACGCGAAGATGAAGCGCACCCGCAACCGGCCGCTGGTCACGGGGGAGATCTCCCCGCGCGCGGGGCTCGTGTTCGGCATCGCGCTCTCGCTCGTCTCGGCGGTCTGGCTGGGCCTGCTGGTGAACTGGATGTCCGCCGCCCTCGCCGTGGGCGCGATCCTGCTGTACGTGGTCTTCTACACGATGATCCTCAAGCGTCGCACCAGCCAGAACATCGTCTGGGGCGGCGTGGCCGGCTGCATGCCGGTGCTGATCGGCTGGTCGTCCGTGACCGGGACGGTCTCCTGGACGGCCGTGCTGCTGTTCGCGGTGATCTTCTTCTGGACGCCGCCGCACTACTGGCCGCTCGCGGAGAAGTTCTCCCGCGACTACGCCGAGGCCGGGGTGCCGATGCTGCCGGTGGTGGCCTCCCGCCGCAGCGTGTCGCGGCAGATGATCCTGCACACCGCGCTGATGATCGCGGCGAGCCTCGCGATCATCCCGCTCGGGGCGACGGGCTGGGTGTACGGCGTGGGCGCCGTCGCCTCCGGCGCCTGGTTTGGCTTCCTGGTGGTGCGCTACGCGATGCGCGTGCACCGGGGCCTGAGCGGGAAGGCGCTGGGGCCGATGGTGGTCTTCCACGGCTCGATCACCTACCTCACGGTCCTGTTCGTCGCCCTCGCGATCGATCCCTTCGTCACGCTGTGA
- a CDS encoding site-specific tyrosine recombinase XerD, whose amino-acid sequence MTSRGAAHPVPGPALRAGDERLLEQYLGHLRVERGLSANTLAAYRRDLRRYLADLARQEIDPAAVRPEQLGAWLQALRTGSDGGSALSASSAARSLAAVRGLHAFLDAERVSTTGDPARQVPAPTLPRRLPHPLSIAQVEALLEAAGRPGTGRDSTARALRDRALLEVLYGLGARITEATGLDVDDLDARERAAVLRGKGDKHRVVPVGRYALEALDAYLTRGRPVLAAHGPGTPAVFLGARGTRLTRQAAWQVVQRAAEEAALEDVPEPISPHTLRHSYATHLLHGGADVRAVQELLGHASVTTTQLYTQVTVDSLREIHAGAHPRARRGA is encoded by the coding sequence GTGACGTCGCGCGGCGCCGCCCACCCCGTCCCGGGGCCGGCGCTGCGCGCCGGCGACGAACGGCTGCTCGAGCAGTATCTCGGCCACCTCCGCGTGGAGCGCGGGTTGAGCGCCAACACGCTCGCGGCGTACCGGCGGGACCTGCGCCGCTATCTCGCGGACCTCGCCCGGCAGGAGATCGACCCCGCCGCGGTGCGCCCCGAGCAGCTGGGGGCCTGGCTGCAGGCGCTGCGCACCGGGTCGGACGGCGGCAGCGCCCTCTCCGCGAGCTCGGCCGCGCGCTCCCTGGCGGCCGTGCGGGGACTGCACGCCTTCCTCGACGCCGAACGGGTCTCCACCACGGGCGACCCCGCCCGTCAGGTGCCCGCGCCCACGCTCCCGCGCCGGCTCCCGCATCCGCTGTCGATCGCCCAGGTGGAGGCGCTGCTCGAGGCGGCGGGCAGGCCGGGCACCGGAAGGGACTCCACCGCCCGTGCGCTGCGGGACCGGGCGCTGCTGGAGGTGCTCTACGGGCTCGGGGCGCGCATCACGGAGGCCACCGGCCTCGACGTGGACGACCTCGACGCCCGGGAGCGGGCGGCGGTGCTGCGGGGCAAGGGGGACAAGCACCGGGTGGTCCCGGTGGGCCGGTACGCGCTGGAGGCGCTGGACGCCTATCTGACCCGCGGCCGGCCCGTGCTCGCGGCCCACGGTCCCGGCACCCCGGCGGTGTTCCTCGGCGCGCGCGGCACGCGGCTCACCCGGCAGGCGGCGTGGCAGGTGGTGCAGCGTGCGGCCGAGGAGGCGGCGCTGGAGGACGTGCCGGAGCCGATCAGCCCCCACACCCTGCGGCACTCCTACGCCACGCATCTGCTGCACGGCGGGGCGGACGTGCGGGCGGTGCAGGAGCTGCTGGGGCACGCCTCGGTGACCACCACCCAGCTGTACACCCAGGTCACGGTCGACTCGCTGCGGGAGATCCATGCCGGTGCCCACCCTCGCGCCCGGCGAGGGGCTTAG
- a CDS encoding ParA family protein, which yields MSPTSSQQLDIDLGPTGRPMPELPEPAPLDGHGPARIISMVNQKGGVGKTTSVINLGAALAELGRKVLLVDLDPQGALSAGTGVNPYELDVTVYNLLMERGHDVRTVIQETHTENLDVLPANIDLSAAEVTLVNEVAREMALARVLRPVADDYDVIIIDCQPSLGLLTVNALAASHGVIIPLEAEYFALRGVALLVETIEKVQDRINPRLELDGILITMFDPRTLHAREVCQRVVEAFPDQVFHTTINRTVKFPDASVAAEPIISFATSNKGAAAYRQLARELISRGAAA from the coding sequence GTGAGCCCGACCTCCTCCCAGCAGCTGGACATCGACCTCGGCCCCACCGGCCGCCCGATGCCGGAGCTCCCGGAGCCGGCCCCGCTGGACGGTCACGGACCCGCACGGATCATCTCCATGGTCAATCAGAAGGGCGGCGTGGGGAAGACGACCAGCGTCATCAACCTGGGCGCGGCCCTGGCGGAGCTGGGCCGGAAGGTGCTGCTGGTGGACCTCGACCCGCAGGGCGCGCTGAGCGCCGGCACCGGGGTGAACCCGTACGAGCTCGACGTGACCGTCTACAACCTGCTGATGGAGCGCGGGCACGACGTGCGCACCGTCATCCAGGAGACCCACACCGAGAACCTCGACGTGCTCCCGGCGAACATCGACCTCTCCGCCGCGGAGGTCACCCTGGTCAACGAGGTGGCGCGCGAGATGGCGCTGGCGCGGGTGCTGCGCCCGGTGGCGGACGACTACGACGTGATCATCATCGACTGCCAGCCCTCGCTGGGCCTGCTCACCGTCAACGCGCTGGCCGCCAGCCACGGCGTGATCATCCCGCTGGAGGCCGAGTACTTCGCGCTGCGCGGCGTGGCGCTGCTGGTGGAGACCATCGAGAAGGTGCAGGACCGCATCAACCCGCGCCTGGAGCTGGACGGGATCCTCATCACCATGTTCGATCCCCGCACGCTGCACGCCCGCGAGGTCTGCCAGCGGGTGGTCGAGGCGTTCCCGGACCAGGTCTTCCACACCACCATCAACCGCACCGTGAAGTTCCCGGACGCCTCCGTGGCCGCGGAGCCGATCATCTCCTTCGCCACCTCCAACAAGGGCGCCGCCGCGTACCGTCAGCTCGCCCGCGAGCTGATCTCCCGCGGCGCCGCGGCCTGA
- a CDS encoding pseudouridine synthase produces the protein MAARTPGSRGRGDGARGSGGRPARRRSAFTPPKQVRLRDGEGGARPGPSTADGETPEVHHEGGERLQKVLARAGFGSRRACEALISSGRVRVDGEVVLEQGVRIDPAAQVIHVDGRRLQLDDTKLTVVLNKPRRVVSAMSDPEGRRDLTEFTAEYPQRLYHVGRLDYETEGLLLLTNDGELAHRLTHPRFEVDKTYVCRFDAPGGPPRGLVKALREGVELEDGPARADRARVLAQNGREAVVEVTLHEGRNRIVRRMFSSQGFELTSLMRTRIGPVLLGDLPSGQTRELTGRELGTLMAEVGL, from the coding sequence ATGGCCGCCCGCACGCCCGGCTCCCGCGGCCGGGGCGACGGCGCACGGGGGAGCGGCGGGCGTCCTGCGCGTCGGCGCAGCGCCTTCACCCCGCCGAAGCAGGTGCGCCTGCGCGACGGGGAGGGAGGGGCGCGCCCCGGCCCGTCGACCGCCGACGGCGAGACGCCCGAGGTCCACCACGAGGGCGGCGAACGGCTGCAGAAGGTGCTCGCCCGGGCCGGCTTCGGCTCGCGCCGCGCGTGCGAGGCCCTGATCTCTTCCGGTCGCGTGCGGGTCGACGGCGAGGTGGTCCTCGAGCAGGGGGTGCGCATCGACCCCGCCGCCCAGGTGATCCACGTGGACGGGCGCCGCCTGCAGCTCGACGACACCAAGCTCACCGTGGTGCTGAACAAGCCCCGCCGGGTGGTCTCCGCGATGAGCGACCCCGAGGGTCGGCGCGACCTCACCGAGTTCACCGCCGAGTACCCCCAGCGCCTCTACCACGTGGGCCGGCTGGACTACGAGACCGAGGGCCTGCTGCTGCTGACCAATGACGGCGAGCTCGCCCACCGGCTCACCCACCCCCGCTTCGAGGTGGACAAGACCTACGTGTGCCGCTTCGACGCGCCCGGAGGCCCGCCCCGCGGCCTGGTGAAGGCCCTGCGCGAGGGCGTGGAGCTGGAGGACGGGCCCGCCCGCGCCGATCGCGCGCGGGTGCTCGCGCAGAACGGCCGGGAGGCGGTGGTGGAGGTGACCCTGCACGAAGGCCGCAACCGGATCGTGCGCCGCATGTTCTCCTCCCAGGGCTTCGAGCTCACCTCCCTCATGCGCACCCGCATCGGTCCGGTCCTGCTGGGGGACCTGCCCTCCGGGCAGACCCGTGAGCTGACCGGCCGCGAGCTCGGTACCCTGATGGCGGAGGTGGGTCTGTGA
- a CDS encoding prephenate dehydrogenase produces the protein MSTLVPSPVRIIGTGLIGGSLGMALRRAGVEVQVEDVSPGTAALAVELGAGTLPGPDAPDPALVLVAAPPDVAAALLDRALRTWPEALVADVASVKSTVLDGLRGRAREEDLPRYIGAHPMAGREISGVIAARADLFQGRPFVVVPHEGTDPRAVSALRGLATEIGSVPTTMDAAAHDAAVAHVSHVPQVMASLLAATLLHPTEAALGLAGQGLRDTTRIADSDPRLWVEILGANAGAVAEVLGAVRGQMDEVLVALETLRGDPDPGTGSRRALAEMVAAGNRGVRRIPGKHGGATDAFATVVVLVPDRPGELARLLTEIGQIGVNLEDLRLEHELGREVGLAHVAIDAAREDLLTRELAARGWRVADA, from the coding sequence GTGAGCACGCTGGTGCCCTCGCCGGTGCGGATCATCGGCACCGGGCTGATCGGCGGCTCGCTGGGCATGGCCCTGCGCCGCGCCGGCGTGGAGGTACAGGTGGAGGACGTCTCCCCGGGCACCGCGGCGCTGGCCGTGGAGCTGGGAGCGGGCACCCTTCCGGGACCGGACGCCCCCGATCCCGCCCTGGTGCTGGTCGCCGCCCCGCCGGACGTCGCCGCCGCCCTGCTGGACCGCGCCCTGCGCACCTGGCCCGAGGCGCTGGTCGCGGACGTCGCGAGCGTGAAGAGCACCGTCCTGGACGGGCTGCGCGGCCGGGCGCGCGAGGAGGACCTTCCCCGCTACATCGGCGCGCACCCGATGGCGGGCCGGGAGATCTCCGGCGTGATCGCCGCCCGGGCGGACCTCTTCCAGGGCCGCCCCTTCGTGGTGGTCCCGCACGAGGGCACGGACCCGCGCGCCGTCAGCGCCCTGCGCGGCCTCGCCACCGAGATCGGCTCCGTGCCCACCACGATGGACGCCGCCGCGCACGACGCCGCCGTCGCCCACGTCTCCCACGTCCCGCAGGTGATGGCGAGCCTGCTGGCCGCGACCCTGCTGCACCCCACCGAGGCGGCCCTCGGCCTCGCCGGGCAGGGGCTGCGCGACACCACCCGCATCGCGGACTCCGATCCGCGGCTGTGGGTGGAGATCCTGGGCGCGAACGCCGGCGCCGTCGCGGAGGTGCTCGGCGCGGTGCGGGGGCAGATGGACGAGGTGTTGGTGGCGCTGGAGACGCTGCGAGGCGATCCGGACCCGGGCACCGGTTCGCGACGCGCCCTCGCCGAGATGGTCGCCGCCGGCAATCGGGGAGTGCGCCGCATCCCCGGCAAGCACGGCGGCGCCACCGACGCCTTCGCGACCGTGGTGGTGCTGGTCCCGGACCGGCCCGGGGAGCTCGCACGGCTCCTCACCGAGATCGGGCAGATCGGCGTGAACCTCGAGGACCTGCGGCTGGAGCACGAGCTCGGCCGCGAGGTGGGCCTCGCGCACGTCGCGATCGACGCCGCCCGTGAGGACCTGCTCACGCGGGAGCTCGCCGCGCGCGGGTGGAGGGTCGCGGACGCCTGA